The stretch of DNA TGACTATACCGTCGATGACGATAGAATCTAtggttttaaatattttaatttcgtGTTTGGTTACGTCGAGTCAACTAAAACTTATAAGGTTGTTGCTTTTCGTGTTGAATATGATGAAAAGGATAATAAAGCTTCGGGAAAAAGCGAGGTTAAAGTTTTCAGTTTTGATCAtaattgttggaaaaatattCAAAGTTTTCCTGTGATTCCTCTTAATTTGTTGGGTATTTGTAATCATCGTCGTAGTGCTGGTGTGCATTTGAGTGGCACTGTTAACTGGTTGGCTCTTCGCGATCATTTATATCCTTCTTATGCATACAGCTTAATTACCAGTGTCCAGCAATTTGTGATTGTTTCGCTTGATCTTTCGACCGAGAAGTACACACAATTTCTGTTGCCTTTGGGATTTGATGAAGTGCCATTTATTCCGCCAATTCTTAGTGTTCTGAGGGACTGTCTTTGTTTTTCTTATGATTCCAATAAAACCGAATTTGTTTTATGGCAGATGAAGGAGTATGGGGTTCATGAGTCTTGGACTCCATTGCTTAGTATTAGCTATCggaatataaaaacaaattacatTCATGATGATTTTCAAATGACATGCCTTTATATGAATGATGATAAGGCAGTATTTGCATTTGGCGATCGTCACTGGGCAGTTATATATAATATGAGAGATAAAATTATGGAGGTAGTTGAAGTTGTCAACAAAGATATAGACTGGTTCTCTGGTGCAAAGGATTTTGTAGAAAGTTTGGTTTCGGTTAGTTGAAAGTAAGTTTCTCTTAGAGGGTtcacttattttaatttatgtatgtTTATTGTTTTGGTACTGTTGTCATTTTCTACCATTAGATTGTATGAAATTTGTTTATGATGGCTTAGGTTGATTGCATTGGTAATTGATTGATTATGTATTGGCCAGTGATAATGGTTTGACAATGTATTAGATTGAGtgaatttgttttgattttatatttattataaactagaagatgaattctttcaaagAGACTAGCTAGAGCTTGATTCCCCTGAACATACTTCATTCTCTGAATTATTCTCGTACGAAAATTGAAAGACAAATGAAATAGTACTTGATTTGGAAGGATAATACATTGTCCAAAATTGAGGTGCAGTAAAAATAACAGTGAAAAGTGGCAGTGGGAAAAAGGATAATGAGGAAGTGACATGTATCAGAAAACTTGGTTAGATTTATGTTGATTGCGTGATATTAGTCTTAATGCATGTTCTggtttttctctaaaaaatcTGACTTTGACCATGTTAAATTCTTCAATTCTTGTTTGAATGATTGTTAGAACTGTCTAGATAATATCAGCTTCGATTTAGTTGATTTACTATTAATATATACTATTGGATATTCTTCTTGATCTGATTTTGTTTAGGCCAGTCCAAGCACATGCACAATTGCACATTGGTTTTCGAAAGCtgagaaatataaaatttccgTACCAGATTAGAATTAGAATAATATTGCAGTAGAATTTGACCTTTAATAACACAATCCTTGTGTCACCTTTGTTACAGGCTTGGATTGATAGCATCATGGTTGTAgctaatatatttatttgtatacaTATGGTTATGGTTTTATTTATGAGCATTATgaattcattttttactttgtgtttacattttatttgtgtttttatttttctgttatAGTCTAATGCGTATTTTTTGACTGTTAGATTTGCATCCCCAAATACAAGCACATTGGACATTCTTTATGGAGAGATAATTGGAGATACAAAGGAAGGTGAAAGGCATTTGATATCATTAGAGGAAGATGATGGATGAGACAATCAGTTAGTTAGATTACTTACAAGGATCCAAGCATAAGAATTaggaaatagaaaaaaaatacattttccATTTTCTTAGATGCTATAATGCTAAGGGGCTGAACATCTGATCTTTGTGCTGGAATGATTTTGTCATATTGTTTCATGACTTAGATGTTGAATTACTTTGATTTTCATTTATGAT from Cicer arietinum cultivar CDC Frontier isolate Library 1 chromosome 3, Cicar.CDCFrontier_v2.0, whole genome shotgun sequence encodes:
- the LOC101493711 gene encoding F-box/kelch-repeat protein At3g23880-like, which codes for MDIIPNEPLPTPVFIPDNLIAEILSFLNVKSILQFKCVNKSWNTLISDPTFIQMHLKKSPQNPHLAIFWNHLDHYKVVPFPFHRLLQNPSIKLDTDNLYPLNDFSQFKLVGSCNGLLCLFFSKTKYFPNETTTYWFRFWNPSTRITSEMLGLCDYTVDDDRIYGFKYFNFVFGYVESTKTYKVVAFRVEYDEKDNKASGKSEVKVFSFDHNCWKNIQSFPVIPLNLLGICNHRRSAGVHLSGTVNWLALRDHLYPSYAYSLITSVQQFVIVSLDLSTEKYTQFLLPLGFDEVPFIPPILSVLRDCLCFSYDSNKTEFVLWQMKEYGVHESWTPLLSISYRNIKTNYIHDDFQMTCLYMNDDKAVFAFGDRHWAVIYNMRDKIMEVVEVVNKDIDWFSGAKDFVESLVSVS